The nucleotide window TTTCCCTAGGCTCTCTCCTAGAGCCTATAACCCCACCCTCATTGCAGTGTGCAGGGAATTACCCTTCCATTCATGCAGGGGCCAGGAAATGAAAGCTCCTTGAATCCAGGGTCAAAAGAATACTCCCGCCCTGCTCTAAGTTTCAAGAAATACCACTCCCTCCATCCAGCGCCCAGGGAATACCTCCTCCTCAATCTAGGGACAAGAAGATACAACCTCCCTCCATTCAGGGTCCAGAGAATACTCCACCCACAACACTGGGTCCCACAGAATACTCCTCCTCCATTCAAGGTCCAGGGAATACCTCTCCCCTCCATTTTAAGCCCATGAAATACCCTCTGTCTCCATCCAGGGCCCAGGGAATACCTCCTGCCTCAATCCAGCACCCAAAAAATAACTTCTTGCTCCATCCAGGGTCCAGGGaatcccacctccctctgcccagtgtaCAGGGAATACCTTCTCCCTCCATCCAGTATCCCAGGCAACCCCCTCCCTATATCCAGGGTCCAGGTAATggcccttccctccacccagggTCCACAAAATACATCCATCCTCCATTCAGGGCCCAGGGAATACTCTCACCCTCCATCGGGGGTCCCAGGATACCCCCTGGCTCCAGCCATTATTCCTCAGaacaccccaccctcctccagggATCAGCGAatacctcctccctccatccaggaTCCCACAGAATGTCACACCCTCACCCAATGTTTATCGCTCTCATCCATTAAGATCCAGGGTACAGCCCCTCTCTCCATCCTGGTTCCTAAGGTATGCCCCCTGCATCCATGGTCCAGATTATACATTGTCCTTGCATTCATGGTCTAGGAAATATGACCTCCCGGCACCCAGGGTCCAGGTAATATTCCCTCACTCCACCCTGAGAACCACGGGATACCCCTCCTTCATCCAGTGTCCCACAGAATAGTCCCAACCTCCTGCAGGGATCAAGGATACCACCTCACTCCATCCATGATCCCAGGATAACTCTTCCCTCCATCCAAGGCCCAGGGCATACCTCCTCCCTCAATCTAGGGCCAAGAAAATACAATCTCCCCCGATCCAGGGTCCAGGGAATACTCCACTCACAAGACTGGGTCCCATGGAAGgaccctccctccatctctggtCCCAGGAAtagcccttccctccctccagggcccACAAAACAGCTCCCTCCATTCAGGTCCCAGAAAATACTCTCTCTTACAATCCAGGGTCCCAGGATAACCCCTCTCTCTATATAGTGTCCCACAGAATAGCCCCATCCTCCTCTAGGGATCAGTGAGtacccactccctcctcccaggttCCTGGGAATAAATCCTCTCTCCATCCATCCTCCCAGGGATAACCTCTCCCTTCATCCTCCATCCCTCAGAACACCTGTTCCCTCTATCCAGGTTCCCAAAGAAGTTTGGCACCCTGTATCCATGGTCCCAGGGCATATGCCCTCCCATCCACAGTAATCCTGATCTACCAGTGATGGGGTGTGTTTGGAAAGAGACACTCCTACATACCTGTCTTATTACCTAGAAGGTTTGGGGTTCACACACAGGAATCAATGAAACACCTTTATTTAGgaaccaataactttattggaaGGAATGGTAAAACAGGAACATAAAAAACTTAAGTGAAGGTTTTCAAGGGCAATACGGCAATAGGCTTGCTCAGCAGTGACCAGGGGAAGTCACCCCATGGCTATGGGGAAGGCAGTCCAGGCTCAGTTCTTCTCGCTGTCGCCCAGGGTGAGCTTCTCAAAGAGGTCCTCTGCCAGGCTGGATTCCGGAGCTCCCATCTTGCGCAGGTTGGCGACGTGGTCCCCCAACTCTTCGATGAACATCACCTGTTGGGGCAGGTAGTGCCTCTCCAGGAAATTGCACAGGTGGCCGTCCTCCTTCTCGGTGGCCAGCTGGTGCAGACTCAGCAGGCTGTGGTTCACTTTCTTCGCCAGGTGCAAGGCACACTCCACGGCACTGAGGCCACTGTCCCATTCATCCGAGGGAGGACTGCTGTTGTGCTGCAGGAAGATTTGGCCCCCGCGCTGGTTCTGCAGCCTCATCAGCCTCACTGCGTGCTCCTTCTCCTTATCTGACCGCCGCAGGAAGAACTGGCTGAAGTGCTTCAGGGCCCCGTCTTCACGTTCGAAGTAGAAGGCCATGGACGAGTACACGTAGGAGGCGTGGAAGTGCACGATGATGTGGTTGTTGACGGCGGCCTCACACTCAGGGTGGTAGTTCTGAGGCACAAACGAGGGCCGGGACAGCATCTCCAGGTCTTGAGGTGCAGGCACAGGGCAGCGAGACTCCGGCGGTGCGGTAGCTGATGCTTCCGGGTGCGCTGAGGCTGGGACCTTGGAGACTCCCGGAACTGGGAGTGTCCTGCAGTGGCGCCAACGCGGGGGTTCTCAAGTGTCAGGCCTCAGGCACTGCAGTTGGCTGGGAGTGGGACCGGAAGAACTAAGGCACTTAAAAATGTTGAAGGGGCGGGGAGGCACAATCTGGTACCTGGGCTTGTgggtggggctcagggcagggcctCGTTGGTGGAGGTGCTTCAGGGGGGCCCAATGGGGCCAATGGCATCGACACTTTCCAAGTTCCATGCCAGCGTGGCTCACAGGGCCTGTCACGTATAGGCATGTGGCagatatgacattttaaaatgttcctcaGGAATATAAGTGCAACTGTTTTAAGTTAATCTCATGCATGTTTTACCTGAGCACCTTATTTGAAAATTGCCCTGATGTGATTGTTTCATTGGAGATATGAAACAATCGTGGTATCACGGGTTACATTTAATATCACAAAGCTTTGTTTGAGTGACTTCTGAGGGACATGAGGACAGTTCCGAAAGCCCCGCTGACTTCCTAGACCTTGTTCCTCCAGTGatctcccctttgtcccccatTCATGATCAGTTTCATCTTTCGCTGGCGGCAGAGCAGGGCCTCCAGCGCCTCGGTGACTCAGGCACCTCTCCACGTTTCACTCTTGGAATTTGTTCTTCATTCGCTTTATTCTCTCCCGTCTTTACCTTTCAGCGCAGTCCTGGAGACACTTTTCCTTCTGTCCTGTCTGCACCCCAATGTGGAGTGTGGGTGACGTCATCACTGACCCCCTAGAGGCCTTCACCCCTTTCACCTGGTTTGCCAGTCTCTGTCCTCTTAGATAAGCTCAGACTTCAGGTTCCTCTGTCAGGAAACAGAAGACTTAGGTACACCCTAGGAGAAAATACTTCACTTCTATTCTATCCTACTTACTTGACCAACAGTGATACTTGCATCCTGCCATTTCTACttgtctgtgatttttaaaacaagaaaaggaaactttggggcaataaaacaaaatggtcgttcatttttcattcctttctgtggGCCAATATAGAAGTGAATGGATTGAAatgcttttcttcaaaatatgACGTTTAGATTGGTAGTAAAATGTTAATCATCTTTTGTTACTCGTCAGAGAATGTTGGATTAGAAAATCAACGCTAATTCATATAGTTTCAGTTTGTTACTAAGCATTATATTAATTGATAAGTATGGTCACTGGATAGGACATTGAAAATAATCCCTTCCTACTGCCCTTTCACCTTCCTCTTACTATTGCATATGTCCAATAAATGTCTTCTAAAGATTCATGCAGCTGTCTGCGGCCCTATCAATGCCAGGATTCACTTGTCTGAATCTGTGCATTACATTAATACAGAGCAGAAGGCTCTATGCTCAAATTTACTGCCCTTCTTACAATAACTCCAGAAATCTCTTGGACGTTTCAGAGCACAGGCTATGTCAGTTTATACTATTGTTCCTTAAGTGATTGAACCTGTTATGGATGTGTGCCACTGGACTGACATTCCCGTTACACCAGGCTTTTAGGATCTCTTCCCTACTAACATCCTGCAGCAGACTTTGCCACATTATAACTCACTGGGCTTGTAAACTTCTCATGTATTCAATACCATATAGACTCATAGTTAAGTTCTCAGGCCCTTAAGTTACACTGCATGTGTTTAAATTTAAGTGCAGCCATTTATTAAGCTGTGGGACATTAGGGAATTGATGAATCTCTAAATTCGCTGTGATCATCTGTGAAATGGTAGTAACAATAATACTGCCTTTGGTGTTATTGTGAGGAGGatatgaaataatgcatgtaaatgcCTTAATCTGATGTCTAATACAGAGTGAGCTCTCAATAATTATAAGCTATTTTTATTACTGGATGCAGGAAGTGATGCTATAAAAGCTTTCAATAAgtacatatatttctttcttaaatagaGAAGTGCCTTTGGGGCtgccctagttttttttttttttttttagatgaccTCGATGTATAGATTTCTTACAGATTGGAATCACAGTGTAAATAACACTTGTAGTtctgaaaacatgttttcaatcTAGTCCCTTAGAAGACTCCTGTGTGATTCATACTAGTGAAACATACCTTCAAGGGCTTCCTCTTTTTCATGCAAGTAGAGCATACACTATGTAAACAAATGAGTAATCTTCTTTGTGAAAATTTAATTTGATAATTATGTTGTATTGTTGCtcttcttcaaattctttcttccCCT belongs to Phyllostomus discolor isolate MPI-MPIP mPhyDis1 chromosome X, mPhyDis1.pri.v3, whole genome shotgun sequence and includes:
- the LOC114505243 gene encoding ferritin heavy chain-like, with protein sequence MLSRPSFVPQNYHPECEAAVNNHIIVHFHASYVYSSMAFYFEREDGALKHFSQFFLRRSDKEKEHAVRLMRLQNQRGGQIFLQHNSSPPSDEWDSGLSAVECALHLAKKVNHSLLSLHQLATEKEDGHLCNFLERHYLPQQVMFIEELGDHVANLRKMGAPESSLAEDLFEKLTLGDSEKN